From Microcystis aeruginosa NIES-2549, a single genomic window includes:
- a CDS encoding AI-2E family transporter, with translation MKNDAKIIDLVIRLFFLGLLLFAGFTLLRPFLTMILWGAILAIAWYPLFLWLKKLLAGRAKLATVLLTLLCLGIIIGPVSGIAAVLAGNLRTMAEYIDTGAALIPPPPADVATWPLIGERIASLWQQASDNTGQFLQRFEPQLKELGKISLSLATSTGLTVLKFIASILIAAALTLSAKNLTRLMNRLAEKIAPGRGIALASLTASTVRNVSRGVIGVAIIQSLLIGIGLVTVGTPAAGLLTLLTLILGILQIGPGLIVLGALIHAWVTLPHSIALLFTLWMIPATLVDNFLKPILMGRGLPIPMVVILLGVFGGVIAYGIIGLFVGPVLLGLCYELVRAWIGEDSPEPVANSHDEPI, from the coding sequence ATGAAAAATGACGCTAAAATTATCGATCTCGTCATCCGGCTGTTTTTTCTGGGCCTGTTGTTATTTGCTGGTTTTACCCTGCTGCGTCCCTTCCTAACCATGATCCTCTGGGGAGCAATTCTAGCGATCGCTTGGTATCCGCTCTTTCTCTGGTTAAAAAAGTTACTCGCTGGCCGGGCGAAACTGGCCACAGTTCTCCTCACCCTACTTTGTCTAGGGATTATTATCGGTCCGGTGAGTGGCATTGCAGCGGTTCTGGCGGGTAATCTGCGAACGATGGCCGAGTATATCGATACTGGTGCGGCGCTGATTCCCCCTCCCCCCGCCGATGTGGCCACCTGGCCGCTGATTGGCGAAAGGATTGCCAGTCTCTGGCAGCAGGCATCGGATAACACGGGTCAATTTCTTCAACGCTTCGAGCCACAATTAAAAGAACTGGGGAAAATCTCCCTTTCCCTAGCCACCAGTACCGGTCTGACGGTGCTGAAATTTATCGCCTCGATTCTGATTGCGGCGGCCCTCACCCTCTCGGCTAAAAATCTGACTCGCCTGATGAACCGGTTAGCGGAAAAGATCGCCCCGGGTAGAGGAATCGCGCTGGCCAGTCTTACCGCCTCCACCGTCCGCAATGTTAGCCGTGGTGTTATTGGCGTTGCTATTATCCAGAGTCTTTTGATCGGCATCGGTTTAGTGACGGTGGGAACGCCTGCGGCCGGTTTATTAACTCTCCTCACCCTAATTTTGGGTATTCTGCAAATTGGCCCCGGTTTGATTGTCTTGGGGGCGCTCATTCACGCTTGGGTAACACTACCCCATTCCATCGCCCTATTATTTACCCTCTGGATGATTCCCGCCACCCTGGTGGATAATTTCCTCAAGCCGATCTTAATGGGGCGCGGTCTGCCCATTCCTATGGTGGTGATTCTGTTGGGGGTGTTCGGGGGAGTGATCGCCTACGGGATTATCGGTTTGTTCGTCGGACCGGTTCTGCTCGGTCTCTGCTACGAGTTAGTTAGGGCTTGGATTGGCGAGGATAGCCCCGAACCAGTGGCAAATAGCCATGATGAGCCAATCTAA
- a CDS encoding type II toxin-antitoxin system VapC family toxin: MNILLDSHTLIWFSQNSPQLSSSAIEILENRNNLLFLSLVSVWEIQIKVQLGKLNLDISLSEIVKDQTKINDVQILPMKLSHIWTLDTLPYYHKDPFDRLLISQAITENLIILGVDSVFDAYPVQKIW; the protein is encoded by the coding sequence ATGAATATTCTCTTAGATAGTCATACTTTAATCTGGTTTTCCCAGAATTCTCCTCAGCTTTCCTCATCAGCAATTGAGATACTAGAAAATAGAAATAATCTTCTTTTCTTGAGTTTGGTCAGCGTCTGGGAAATACAGATCAAGGTACAGTTAGGCAAATTAAATTTAGATATTTCTCTCTCGGAAATAGTTAAAGATCAAACTAAAATTAATGATGTGCAGATTTTACCCATGAAATTATCTCATATTTGGACATTGGACACCTTACCTTATTATCACAAAGACCCGTTTGATCGTTTATTAATTTCTCAAGCAATTACGGAAAACCTAATTATTTTAGGCGTTGATTCTGTTTTCGATGCTTATCCCGTACAAAAAATATGGTAA
- a CDS encoding HEAT repeat domain-containing protein: MSKPDIEAIALQLESSNSKDRLLALASLREVTPEEAVPLIKKVLYDEMLPVRSMAVFALGVKQTEECFPILVDLLANDADYGIRADAAGALGYLEDIRAFEPLQRAFYEDTQWLVRFSAAVALGNLGDIRAKQVLLSALDSNEAVIQQAAIAALGEIKAVETVEKLLTFVNSDDWLIRQRLAEALGHLPAEKTIAALKFLVKDEHPQVREAARLSLQKLANV, from the coding sequence ATGAGTAAGCCTGATATAGAAGCCATTGCCCTCCAGTTAGAAAGCAGCAACTCCAAAGATCGTCTGCTGGCCTTGGCCTCCCTGCGAGAAGTGACCCCGGAGGAAGCTGTACCCTTGATCAAAAAAGTCCTTTATGATGAAATGCTGCCGGTGCGATCGATGGCTGTCTTTGCTTTGGGAGTCAAACAAACCGAGGAATGCTTTCCTATCCTAGTGGATTTGTTAGCCAATGATGCCGATTATGGCATTCGCGCCGATGCTGCGGGGGCTTTAGGTTATTTAGAAGATATTCGCGCTTTTGAACCCCTACAGAGGGCTTTTTACGAAGACACGCAATGGTTAGTCCGCTTTAGTGCCGCCGTCGCTTTGGGCAATTTGGGCGATATTCGGGCTAAACAGGTGTTATTATCGGCCCTCGATAGTAACGAAGCGGTTATTCAACAGGCCGCTATTGCTGCCCTTGGGGAAATCAAAGCAGTGGAAACCGTCGAGAAGCTTTTAACCTTTGTTAACTCCGATGACTGGTTAATCCGGCAGCGATTAGCGGAAGCTTTAGGCCACCTTCCGGCGGAAAAAACGATCGCGGCCTTAAAATTTTTGGTCAAAGACGAACACCCACAAGTGCGCGAAGCAGCCCGTTTATCCTTGCAAAAATTGGCCAACGTCTAG
- the purH gene encoding bifunctional phosphoribosylaminoimidazolecarboxamide formyltransferase/IMP cyclohydrolase — protein MGRLALISVTDKTGIVDFARQLTEEFDFEIISSGGTAKTLQSAGIPVIKVGEYTGSPEILGGRVKTLHPRIHGGILARRDWQSDLAEMEANQIRPFDLVVVNLYPFEQTIANPDVTTAQAIEQIDIGGPAMLRASAKNFAHLTVISNPKYYEQYLSQLRQNNGEISLEFRQKMAGETFALTNAYDQAIAAYFASLNGETTRFNLAGNALQTLRYGENPHQSATWYGSGTMAHGWVKATLLQGKELSYNNLVDLEAARRLIAEFGSEEPAAAILKHNNPCGVAIGDSLVEAYTKAFHADAISAFGGIVALNQAIDEATAKELTKTFLECVVAPDCSPEARDILAKKSKVRILLLPDLSTGEKQTVKVIAGGFLVQAADDVVETPEEWRVVTEKQPTAAQLAELLFAWKVSKHVKSNAIVVTKNQTTLGVGAGQMNRVGSTKIALEQAGEAAKGGYLASDGFFPFDDSIRTAAQFGIEAIVQPGGSLKDQDSINAANELGLIMVLTGIRHFLH, from the coding sequence ATGGGACGTTTAGCGCTGATCAGCGTGACTGACAAAACCGGAATAGTTGACTTTGCCCGTCAGCTAACAGAAGAGTTTGATTTTGAAATTATTAGCAGTGGAGGAACCGCCAAAACACTGCAATCGGCGGGGATTCCCGTGATAAAAGTGGGAGAATACACAGGCTCTCCTGAAATCTTGGGCGGAAGGGTGAAAACTCTCCATCCTCGCATCCATGGCGGTATTTTGGCTAGACGGGATTGGCAGTCAGATTTAGCGGAAATGGAGGCTAATCAAATTCGTCCTTTTGATTTGGTGGTGGTTAATCTCTATCCCTTTGAACAGACGATCGCCAATCCTGATGTTACCACCGCTCAGGCGATCGAACAAATCGATATTGGTGGTCCGGCGATGTTACGCGCCTCGGCTAAAAATTTCGCCCATTTGACTGTCATCAGTAACCCGAAGTATTACGAGCAGTATTTAAGCCAATTACGGCAAAATAACGGCGAAATCTCCCTGGAATTCCGTCAAAAAATGGCGGGGGAAACCTTCGCTTTAACCAATGCCTACGATCAGGCGATCGCTGCCTATTTCGCCAGCTTAAACGGGGAAACGACTCGCTTTAATTTGGCAGGAAATGCCCTGCAAACCCTGCGTTACGGCGAAAATCCCCACCAAAGTGCCACTTGGTACGGCAGCGGGACAATGGCTCACGGTTGGGTAAAAGCGACCTTATTACAGGGAAAAGAACTAAGTTATAACAATTTAGTCGATTTAGAAGCAGCCCGCCGTTTAATCGCTGAATTCGGCAGTGAAGAACCAGCCGCCGCTATCTTGAAACACAATAATCCCTGTGGGGTGGCGATCGGTGATAGTTTAGTGGAAGCTTATACTAAAGCTTTTCATGCCGATGCTATCTCGGCTTTTGGGGGTATTGTTGCCCTAAATCAAGCCATAGATGAAGCAACCGCTAAAGAATTAACGAAAACCTTCCTAGAATGCGTGGTTGCCCCCGATTGTAGCCCCGAAGCCCGGGATATACTCGCTAAAAAGTCAAAAGTGCGGATTTTATTGCTGCCGGATTTAAGCACGGGAGAAAAACAAACAGTAAAAGTTATCGCCGGCGGTTTTCTAGTACAAGCGGCCGATGATGTGGTAGAAACCCCGGAGGAGTGGCGCGTGGTGACAGAAAAACAACCCACTGCCGCACAATTAGCGGAATTACTGTTTGCTTGGAAAGTATCTAAGCACGTTAAATCTAATGCTATTGTGGTGACAAAAAATCAAACTACTTTAGGTGTTGGTGCGGGGCAAATGAATCGCGTTGGTTCGACGAAAATTGCCCTTGAACAAGCAGGGGAAGCGGCCAAAGGTGGCTATTTGGCTAGTGATGGCTTTTTCCCTTTTGATGATTCTATTCGCACGGCGGCCCAGTTTGGTATCGAGGCAATTGTTCAACCAGGAGGTTCTTTAAAAGATCAGGATTCGATTAATGCCGCTAATGAGTTAGGTTTAATTATGGTCCTAACAGGCATTCGTCATTTCTTGCATTAA
- a CDS encoding type II toxin-antitoxin system PemK/MazF family toxin: protein MPNGRLTYKRGEIWWVDLKPVVGYETDKERPCLILQNDIGNQNGTTTIVAPLLPGKRTYPFVVNITPTVQNGLDGDRHINLSQMRAVDSQRIKNQQGVLEDVYWEEIEKAVCIQLGFSLAFN from the coding sequence ATGCCTAATGGAAGACTAACCTATAAGCGAGGAGAGATATGGTGGGTCGATCTGAAACCCGTTGTTGGTTATGAAACCGATAAAGAACGTCCTTGTCTGATTTTACAAAACGATATTGGCAATCAAAATGGAACAACGACAATAGTTGCTCCATTGTTGCCAGGAAAAAGAACTTATCCTTTTGTTGTCAATATTACCCCGACAGTGCAGAATGGACTAGACGGAGATCGACACATCAACTTAAGTCAAATGAGGGCTGTAGATTCTCAGAGAATTAAGAATCAACAGGGTGTTTTAGAAGACGTTTATTGGGAAGAAATAGAGAAAGCAGTCTGTATTCAACTCGGTTTCAGTTTAGCTTTTAATTAG
- a CDS encoding phycobiliprotein lyase — translation MDIQEFINLCAGKWFSQRTSYQLAAQKVANNKAEITIDLLTADAADVVQLCLENNCQSQSSLGGWKATWDNSVDYGQPKKIGSSYLVWLPSENPWQGKLITSDAKSAALGEYHLRSDQALTLTIEDNHHRIEERIWFASPNLRLRTSIIQSVNGDRQTVFYSEIRKMVAS, via the coding sequence ATGGACATTCAAGAATTTATTAATCTCTGTGCGGGTAAATGGTTTTCTCAGCGCACCAGTTATCAATTAGCCGCCCAAAAAGTTGCCAATAATAAAGCAGAAATCACCATCGATTTGCTGACTGCCGATGCTGCCGATGTGGTGCAATTATGTTTAGAAAATAACTGTCAGTCCCAGTCCAGTCTAGGGGGATGGAAAGCGACTTGGGATAATTCCGTGGACTATGGACAACCGAAAAAAATCGGTTCTAGCTATTTAGTTTGGCTACCCTCAGAGAATCCTTGGCAGGGAAAATTAATCACATCGGACGCTAAATCGGCAGCGCTGGGAGAATATCATCTCAGAAGCGATCAAGCTTTGACTTTAACCATCGAGGACAATCACCATCGTATCGAGGAAAGAATCTGGTTTGCTAGTCCTAATCTGAGATTGCGTACCAGTATTATCCAGTCGGTCAATGGCGATCGCCAGACGGTTTTCTATTCGGAAATTCGCAAAATGGTTGCTTCTTAA
- a CDS encoding HAD-IB family phosphatase, which produces MSKIVFCDFDGTITAVETFAGMLKEFAPDLSAQIMPQMYARTLSLRQGVRQLLESIPSQKYADIIAYAESKPIRPGLAEFLAFLQEQSIPFIIISGGIQGMIETVLKREGLLDKVTAIYGVNLHTQGEYLQVHSDWENETELVAKALIMAKYSGVETIAIGDSVTDITMARRADLVFARDRLIDYLQAENHPYIPWDNFFEIREYLLLRD; this is translated from the coding sequence ATGAGTAAAATTGTTTTCTGTGACTTTGATGGCACTATCACCGCCGTGGAAACCTTTGCGGGTATGCTCAAAGAATTCGCCCCCGATTTATCAGCCCAAATTATGCCCCAAATGTACGCCCGCACTCTCAGTCTGCGCCAGGGTGTCCGTCAACTACTAGAGTCGATACCGAGCCAAAAATACGCCGATATTATCGCCTATGCCGAAAGCAAGCCAATTCGCCCTGGATTAGCTGAATTTCTCGCTTTTTTACAGGAGCAATCCATCCCTTTTATTATTATCTCCGGTGGTATCCAAGGCATGATTGAAACGGTCTTAAAACGGGAGGGACTATTAGATAAGGTAACGGCAATTTATGGTGTCAATCTTCATACTCAAGGGGAATATTTGCAAGTTCATTCCGATTGGGAAAATGAGACAGAATTAGTGGCTAAAGCCTTGATTATGGCTAAATATTCAGGAGTAGAAACTATTGCGATCGGTGATTCCGTTACCGATATTACCATGGCTAGAAGGGCCGATCTAGTTTTTGCTAGGGATCGTTTAATCGATTATCTGCAAGCGGAAAATCACCCCTATATTCCTTGGGATAACTTTTTTGAGATTCGCGAATATCTGTTATTGAGAGATTAG
- a CDS encoding creatininase family protein: MMHGFIPPHRYFPYLTWTDIDSMPDKENVVIIQPIGAIEQHGPHLPIAVDAAISLGVLGKAFEKLNTNVPAFALPCLYYGKSNEHWSFPGTITLSAATLLTLIQEIAESLYRSGFRKLVLMNSHGGQPQVMEIAARDIHQQYPDFLVFPFFTWRVPHNAAELFSEYELEYGIHAGDVETSIMLSLLPEQVKIERAVREYPQGLPENSLLTMEGKLPFAWLTKELTKSGVMGDATNASKEKGDRLLESVANGWVQAIIDVYRFRQPKLY, from the coding sequence ATGATGCACGGTTTTATTCCCCCTCATCGTTATTTTCCCTATCTTACTTGGACCGATATAGATTCAATGCCAGATAAGGAAAATGTGGTAATTATTCAACCCATTGGTGCGATCGAACAACACGGACCCCATCTACCTATTGCCGTCGATGCTGCCATTAGTTTAGGGGTTTTAGGCAAAGCTTTCGAGAAATTAAATACAAATGTTCCCGCCTTTGCTTTACCCTGTCTCTACTACGGAAAATCTAACGAACATTGGTCTTTCCCCGGCACTATTACCCTCTCGGCAGCCACCTTATTAACCCTCATTCAAGAGATAGCTGAAAGTCTCTATCGTTCGGGTTTTCGCAAGTTAGTATTAATGAACTCCCACGGCGGACAACCGCAAGTTATGGAAATTGCCGCTAGGGATATTCATCAACAATATCCCGATTTTTTAGTATTTCCTTTTTTCACTTGGCGAGTTCCCCACAATGCAGCTGAATTATTCTCGGAATATGAATTAGAATACGGTATTCATGCAGGAGATGTGGAAACTAGCATTATGTTATCATTACTGCCAGAACAGGTCAAAATTGAGCGGGCTGTGCGAGAATATCCCCAAGGTTTGCCAGAAAATAGTTTGTTAACTATGGAAGGAAAATTACCCTTTGCTTGGTTAACTAAGGAATTAACTAAAAGTGGAGTGATGGGAGATGCTACTAATGCAAGTAAAGAAAAAGGCGATCGATTATTAGAATCCGTTGCTAATGGTTGGGTACAGGCGATCATTGATGTTTATCGATTCCGTCAACCGAAGTTATACTAA
- a CDS encoding choice-of-anchor R domain-containing protein: MKTSTVLKKLSIVSAGATSIALATMGTASASIIFDGGGPDQKDASEMTKWVQTQDFILSQDIGTRLTDVHFWTLEAPGAWDGTLDYFVFANAGGQPASTPFAQGAGANVVKTATGNQPFGFNEYAYSFDLQTPLDLSANTTYWLGLHLSSNFDQDKIYWSTTTPGVGSTGQQSSSGTFNNWSNNGLHHAFYLTGQKVPEPASVLGLLAIGALGAGSVLKRKLK; this comes from the coding sequence ATGAAAACTTCGACTGTGCTTAAAAAGTTATCGATAGTTAGTGCTGGAGCAACATCTATTGCTCTTGCAACCATGGGAACAGCGTCAGCATCTATAATTTTTGATGGGGGTGGTCCAGATCAAAAGGATGCAAGTGAAATGACGAAATGGGTACAGACACAGGATTTTATTCTTAGTCAGGATATTGGGACAAGGCTAACAGATGTTCATTTCTGGACGCTTGAGGCTCCAGGTGCATGGGATGGAACCCTCGACTACTTTGTATTCGCAAATGCAGGCGGTCAGCCGGCCAGTACCCCCTTTGCTCAAGGCGCAGGGGCTAACGTGGTGAAGACGGCAACTGGCAACCAACCTTTTGGTTTCAACGAATATGCTTATTCGTTCGATCTTCAGACTCCTCTCGATTTATCGGCAAATACAACATACTGGCTAGGTTTACACCTTTCCAGCAACTTTGACCAGGACAAGATTTATTGGAGTACAACAACTCCAGGTGTTGGTTCAACAGGTCAACAATCCTCCAGCGGGACTTTCAACAACTGGTCTAATAATGGACTACACCATGCTTTTTACCTAACAGGTCAAAAAGTCCCCGAACCTGCTTCAGTCTTAGGTTTACTCGCCATCGGTGCTTTGGGTGCTGGTTCAGTCTTGAAGCGCAAATTAAAATAA
- a CDS encoding carbon-nitrogen hydrolase family protein, with amino-acid sequence MKSYLAAAIQMTSQPDLEKNLAAAEELIELAVGKGAELIGLPENFAFMGAESDKIAQAETIARKADKFLRTMAQRFQVTILGGGFPVPVTGIPDKAYNTAILVDANGAELARYQKVHLFDVNVPDGNTYQESSTVMAGIDLPPIYGSDSLGKIGLSICYDVRFPELYRYLSRQGADVLFVPAAFTAFTGKDHWKVLLQARAIENTCYIIAPAQTGNNYARRYTHGHAMIIDPWGVVLADAGEEAGVAIAEINPQRLQQVRRQMPSLQHRVFV; translated from the coding sequence ATGAAATCCTATCTCGCCGCCGCCATTCAAATGACCAGTCAGCCGGATTTAGAGAAAAATCTCGCTGCCGCTGAAGAGTTGATCGAACTTGCCGTGGGTAAAGGGGCGGAATTAATCGGTTTACCAGAAAATTTCGCCTTTATGGGGGCAGAAAGCGATAAAATCGCCCAGGCCGAGACTATTGCTCGAAAAGCCGATAAATTCCTCCGCACCATGGCCCAACGGTTTCAAGTAACTATTTTAGGGGGTGGTTTTCCCGTGCCGGTGACGGGTATTCCCGATAAGGCTTATAATACCGCTATTTTAGTTGATGCCAACGGTGCGGAATTAGCCCGTTATCAAAAAGTCCATCTCTTTGATGTCAATGTCCCAGATGGTAACACCTATCAGGAATCGAGTACAGTCATGGCAGGAATCGATTTACCGCCGATTTATGGCTCCGATAGCTTGGGCAAAATTGGCCTCTCGATTTGCTATGATGTGCGTTTTCCCGAACTCTATCGCTATTTATCGCGGCAAGGAGCCGATGTTTTATTTGTACCCGCAGCCTTTACGGCTTTTACAGGGAAAGATCATTGGAAAGTTTTGTTACAAGCGCGAGCGATCGAGAATACTTGTTATATAATAGCTCCTGCTCAAACGGGCAATAATTACGCACGCCGTTACACCCACGGTCACGCTATGATTATCGATCCTTGGGGTGTGGTTTTAGCCGACGCAGGGGAAGAAGCGGGGGTGGCAATTGCCGAAATTAATCCCCAACGTCTGCAACAGGTGCGACGACAAATGCCGTCCCTACAGCATCGTGTTTTTGTTTAA
- a CDS encoding DUF2281 domain-containing protein, which yields MTISGNKITESIINKLQEIPLDKQKQILEYVEALTEEKEPSSSPKKRVFGLHQGKIWMSDDFNQPLPDNFWNFDS from the coding sequence ATGACTATTTCTGGCAATAAAATTACAGAAAGCATTATTAACAAGCTACAGGAAATTCCTCTAGATAAACAAAAACAAATCTTAGAATATGTAGAAGCACTCACGGAGGAAAAGGAGCCGTCATCTTCCCCTAAAAAACGAGTCTTTGGGTTGCATCAGGGGAAAATTTGGATGAGTGATGATTTCAATCAACCCTTACCAGATAACTTCTGGAATTTTGACTCATGA
- a CDS encoding ABC transporter ATP-binding protein, protein MQANLLEVRGATRRFGGLVAVDGVGFQVQKNEIFGLIGPNGAGKTTLFNLITGLIPLSSGDLIYQGDSLANYRPHQIAQAGIARTFQNLRLFGELSALENVAIAGHIHNRANLWTGILGLPVSRREEEKTYKRAAELLDLVGLTDQSNRKARNLAYGDQRRLEIARALALQPQLLLLDEPAAGMNPSEKGSLSQLIRQIRDNLALTVLLIEHHVPLVMGLCDRIAVLDFGKLIALGDPATVRENRAVIEAYLGDE, encoded by the coding sequence ATGCAAGCAAATTTATTAGAAGTGCGGGGAGCCACCCGTCGATTTGGGGGATTAGTCGCTGTCGATGGCGTTGGCTTTCAGGTACAAAAAAACGAGATTTTTGGCTTAATTGGACCCAATGGGGCGGGAAAAACGACTTTATTTAATCTGATCACCGGTTTAATTCCCCTATCGAGTGGTGATTTAATTTATCAAGGCGACAGTCTGGCGAATTATCGTCCTCACCAGATCGCTCAGGCAGGAATTGCCCGTACTTTCCAGAATTTGCGCTTATTTGGTGAATTATCGGCTTTAGAAAATGTAGCGATCGCTGGTCACATTCACAATAGAGCCAATCTTTGGACAGGAATTTTGGGTTTACCAGTTTCGAGAAGGGAGGAGGAAAAAACCTATAAAAGAGCAGCGGAATTATTAGATTTAGTCGGATTAACCGACCAAAGCAATCGAAAAGCCCGTAATTTAGCCTATGGTGATCAAAGACGCTTGGAAATTGCCCGCGCTTTAGCTTTGCAACCCCAGTTATTGCTCCTCGATGAACCGGCAGCTGGGATGAATCCTAGCGAAAAGGGGTCATTAAGTCAGCTAATTCGACAAATTCGCGATAATTTAGCTTTAACCGTCCTGTTAATCGAACATCATGTGCCTTTAGTGATGGGATTATGCGATCGCATTGCCGTGTTAGATTTCGGTAAGTTAATCGCTTTGGGAGATCCAGCCACAGTCAGGGAGAATCGCGCAGTGATTGAAGCTTATTTAGGGGATGAATAA
- the hpnH gene encoding adenosyl-hopene transferase HpnH, protein MAVQLQQALVVASYILKQRLAGKKRFPLVLMLEPLFRCNLACTGCGKIQHPPEILRNHLTPAECFAAVEECGVPVVSIPGGEPLLHPQIDEIVKGLVDRKKFVYLCTNALLLEKSLDKFTPSPYLTFSVHLDGLKEHHDRCVDREGVFDKAVQGIKAAKARGFRVTTNTTVFEGTDAREMQEFFDFLATLGIDGMMISPGYSYEWAPDQDSFLKREQTRALFREILSPWKSGQKKWNFNHNPLFLDFLIGEQDYECTPWGSPSYSLLGWQKPCYLLNEGHYKSFRELLEETNWDNYGRASGNPQCADCMVHCGYEPTAAMAAFKPANMGRAMQSLIGV, encoded by the coding sequence ATGGCTGTCCAACTACAACAAGCTTTAGTGGTTGCTTCCTATATCTTGAAACAGCGTCTAGCAGGAAAAAAGCGTTTTCCCTTAGTTTTAATGCTAGAACCCCTATTTCGCTGTAATTTAGCCTGTACTGGCTGCGGGAAGATTCAACATCCCCCGGAAATCCTCCGCAATCATCTTACCCCAGCAGAATGTTTCGCAGCGGTGGAAGAATGCGGGGTTCCCGTGGTTTCCATCCCCGGGGGCGAGCCGCTTTTACACCCACAAATCGATGAAATTGTCAAGGGGTTAGTGGACAGAAAAAAATTCGTCTATCTGTGTACCAATGCCCTGTTATTGGAGAAAAGCCTGGATAAATTTACTCCTTCACCCTATCTTACCTTTAGTGTCCATCTGGATGGTCTCAAAGAACATCACGATCGCTGTGTGGATCGAGAGGGAGTATTCGATAAGGCAGTACAAGGGATTAAAGCAGCGAAAGCGAGAGGTTTTCGGGTTACTACTAATACCACGGTTTTTGAAGGCACAGATGCGCGAGAAATGCAGGAATTTTTTGATTTTCTCGCTACTTTGGGTATCGATGGCATGATGATTTCCCCGGGTTATAGTTATGAGTGGGCCCCGGATCAAGATAGTTTCTTGAAACGGGAGCAAACCAGAGCTTTATTCCGAGAAATTCTCTCACCCTGGAAATCAGGTCAGAAAAAGTGGAATTTTAACCATAATCCTCTCTTTCTCGATTTTCTCATCGGTGAACAGGACTATGAATGCACCCCTTGGGGTAGTCCTAGCTATAGTCTTTTAGGATGGCAAAAACCCTGTTATCTGCTCAACGAAGGTCATTACAAAAGCTTTCGGGAACTTTTAGAAGAAACCAATTGGGATAACTACGGTCGGGCCAGTGGCAATCCTCAATGTGCCGATTGTATGGTACATTGCGGCTATGAACCGACCGCGGCCATGGCAGCTTTTAAACCGGCTAATATGGGACGTGCCATGCAGAGTTTAATCGGAGTCTAA
- a CDS encoding DUF1517 domain-containing protein, with protein sequence MGSLGDRFKKFAGRTRYVVCRLFLHLYGQEVAPLIGILNRAGREAIDSEGDLEVMGEGLVEICQNLLQMNLYWFSVANEGDVFWNEGEAGDYVNELFTDSAGRYLSESVSSQVGEKEPLTLPVTDNLVVMITIAFEGESAGLETSLADREALEDGLRSIINLHYQGRLRAIQVHFSPAQLGDELTNEQLLLNFPELLPL encoded by the coding sequence ATGGGTTCTTTAGGCGATCGCTTCAAGAAATTTGCGGGTAGAACTCGCTATGTGGTCTGTCGCTTATTTTTGCATCTCTACGGCCAAGAAGTCGCACCCCTGATCGGTATTCTTAATCGTGCCGGCCGGGAGGCGATCGATTCCGAAGGCGATTTAGAGGTCATGGGAGAGGGTTTAGTAGAAATTTGTCAAAATCTGCTGCAGATGAACCTCTATTGGTTTTCTGTGGCTAATGAGGGCGATGTTTTTTGGAATGAGGGGGAAGCGGGAGACTACGTTAACGAACTGTTTACCGATTCTGCGGGGAGATACCTAAGTGAATCGGTGTCTTCACAAGTGGGGGAAAAGGAACCCTTAACTTTACCCGTCACTGATAACTTAGTTGTTATGATCACAATAGCATTCGAGGGTGAGAGTGCTGGTTTAGAAACTAGCCTAGCCGATCGAGAGGCCCTGGAAGATGGTTTAAGATCAATAATTAACCTCCACTACCAAGGTCGGCTGCGTGCGATTCAGGTACATTTTTCTCCTGCTCAATTGGGAGATGAATTGACCAATGAGCAACTATTACTCAATTTCCCCGAATTACTGCCTTTATAG